One part of the Triplophysa dalaica isolate WHDGS20190420 chromosome 25, ASM1584641v1, whole genome shotgun sequence genome encodes these proteins:
- the hivep1 gene encoding zinc finger protein 40 isoform X1, with translation MPRTKQNNPKNLKDKIEEAQKELKDPKAAHKDSDENGGRNSEGIKGLKRKKVVVQNQLKKIPKSPVKKQSQAKKSISSSSKEATTSSSLTRSPPHGLIEPQDLEDALQSTSVARAVKVESSTSEPQALSHEDPSERPVLNSSPSHTSAPLEVLLKAMEPDFNTLTERKNTSPIGHLGKSVSIPVTYSDYAMAMPAVNFNIQSQPTFVPHFSAAKQHFYSNMASTGQRTTHQYVNVSGNHQQDRPGFQKSYSVGPSLTLSHAPVPSGSGGLPQSQPPVVQTCQSLSATVPSSIQVPVMPGVNPVQMATVVNFGTSQVSDNLAKEQKPKKQGKYVCEYCNRACAKPSVLLKHIRSHTGERPYPCVTCGFSFKTKSNLYKHKKSHAHAIKLGLEKDTGSGSLSQESEKGLVTHSDAEESENSDEEGSAGDLDPDSSQGSLATLSESSLQSACIIPGSHGEIENTVVFETLKPLVSQRGCEPKVTAPLPKVVVHPVNVSPLRADSPIVTDSAHEHATAQRQRDFQSANLRSNVMVLSSLKEVDCTNPLQDSVSEDEDQHCKSPVGGSHAQLQRQQATDFSQQPQGKCLLSPRSLGSTDSGYFSRSESADQAMSPPSPFVKITPPAETDITKTPQVPTSPVVATVMHVATIEKPRVSSGQMRPPLETKALSLEERISKLISDNEAVVDDKQLDSVKPRRTSLSRRGSIDSPKSYIFKDSFQFDLKPQVRRSSSNSDIPKSPFTPTDKSKPVFLLSVPSQYPAMDCLPITRSNSMPTTPGQSALLPNVTPQPHPLRICHSFDEKISSLNDDVFSSAPHTPNPAVHSRTLVRQIAVEDSSTNDGHVLISVQSMDDSYHGPSITQELRSKSFEHATERNRKPQQSKGTMYECETCRNRYRKLENFENHKKFYCSELHGPKNKPMQTRDVEPDVFGRGVHQPMLNRNAVITGVVEQPVMVRKRRKIKSVGDDDDQSPTETTPPCSRSFDSCQMSTGSLGRSYSHPAQSINNPAALGQIQTIGRVPEPQESRLSPIREAQISTPNKDRGDLQRQGSGTSVIRHTNSLSRPNSFETSESIERSSPVDPGERDVKSSTNCHTEALVCPSTQSYHDRMSTPKCASQTSEHHVRQTFPIAGESSTPVQQSRLVRQNNIQVPEILVTEEPDRDHESQTVESTEKPVETFNWPQRSESLSKLPTEKLPPKKKRIRLAQMEQSSGDSSFESSLSRSLSRDSSLSRCSSISASFDRDDPPRSDSPSRVESVGKPPEAQGLPVANNTLGVPGVMRRATSEQISCTQSSVEISCDYRSKSFDCSMSPCRSLSPMQTFMLKTAHSPPTTQVPLIERRRGPLVRQMSLKIAPDPQLTVKQTVSIQRGPFTNESSCSQSRPVCGNTSTHVQPFVLHSGEAPKKKYEQMVQSINLGIQILQPQVYGLPHPWHQTSRVGACQVQPLVHMVAGRTDIQKSSDDNNNNSFVPKYQLNCLVQKTGQTYSLAGLQGKQITLPVCTIPMANEIKVSQSNDGIQNIYAAQPGYQAVLPVGIQGDPASQTTTVASSVPQILITHDHTLAPASVASKVNFPSVHVVNSDSKIRTDIQTYRQAGSVAIQTKNNINTTELKQTTEQTILSLGSLHCTQKLASVNLCPQEATASSKRMLSPANSLDIAMEKTQKRAKDEHGAVCLTDGRSLNYLNSKMSEMTRQRKLMLVRQVCTTEPVDSPIETDAPEQLPETSEAEKTSVPQTPTPEINEQEVKSRTPTTTAQAVQCSGSRSSPGAQNYTIPENSSLKQQEKAEEKRWSQSKSPLRPSTFHGQVKLASSVSVVNTRDSHRLSFPSLKTATTFTWCFLMKRKPLHIQQTDQKISAYSAWAVNPNNPNPLGLPTKVVMSLFDSKQTSKKINYTQAKTTTLKSDILTYSGKLKDILPKVLIQQRSVPNDNSRKMKPETLPTNDSDRESSKSEPQRVKIFDGGYKSNEDYVYVRGRGRGKYICEECGIRCKKPSMLRKHIRTHSDIRPFHCTQCNFSFKTKGNLTKHMKSKAHSKKCMEMGVAVGIIEDQDAEDLGDRGRAESADRQDSDGDDSDGPDDEDNDGEEEDEEDSQAESGLSATPSVSASPQHFPANQADIAPSSLLAQMSISLNPTPAPQPPASDSQTSDTESVAMTSPVSLVRQMSISASCSSPGPSLTSFSSYPVPASETHASDTDSVHMMSPISPCRQMSIDYPDFDVPPSPPVPGKGTKFAQDGVASTSSQPASECNANVDRGTQTSSDPLQGPMHFPNTGLIHESRVGTTTHLFSHLPLHSQQPPRYPYSMVPVGGIQLVPAGLAAYSTFLPIQAGPVQLTIPALSVIHRQSCSPLPAPNTSPRPEGSPSHPLVVQEPVNSVLPCFPLGQVTGLQTLGSPQTTLHPMGLETLSVLGLSNSTQLVPQPLNATLGVQVLAASPAPQISTASPAQIPSLQILNIALPALIPSLSPLSALSPLPATQDMPHSPEGVASAPRPAKVAESPPPPIPSASPPTASPQVKNVKPSRDETQVSLSSPSSGSVDTGCTEKTIAMVKKTMHAHSPPSSTNERSSDLPQKATAGGASQAIPRQPVSRQPVTIDDNEASSEDEDRLVIAT, from the exons ACAGTGATGAAAATGGTGGCAGAAATTCTGAAGGAATCAAAggattaaaaaggaaaaaagttgtCGTGCAAAACCAACTGAAGAAAATACCCAAGTCTCCTGTCAAGAAGCAATCCCAGGCCAAGAAATCAATTTCTTCTTCATCAAAGGAAGCCACAACCTCTTCTTCCTTAACCAGAAGTCCACCACACGGTTTGATTGAGCCTCAAGATCTTGAAGATGCTCTGCAAAGCACATCAGTAGCTAGAGCAGTAAAAGTGGAGTCTTCCACCTCAGAGCCCCAGGCTCTCAGCCACGAGGATCCTTCTGAAAGACCTGTACTCAACTCATCTCCCTCTCACACAAGTGCCCCGCTCGAAGTACTGCTCAAAGCTATGGAGCCAGATTTCAATACATTGACAGAAAGGAAGAACACCAGTCCAATAGGACATCTTGGAAAATCAGTTTCCATTCCGGTTACTTATTCAGACTATGCCATGGCAATGCCCGCTGTCAATTTTAACATCCAGTCACAACCCACATTTGTGCCACATTTCAGTGCAGCAAAACAACATTTCTACAGCAATATGGCATCTACAGGACAACGCACAACACACCAGTATGTCAACGTGTCGGGAAACCATCAGCAAGATAGACCAGGATTccagaaaagctacagtgtggGTCCTTCACTTACCTTGAGCCATGCACCAGTTCCTTCGGGTTCTGGTGGTTTACCTCAGAGCCAGCCACCTGTTGTACAAACATGCCAGTCGCTGTCTGCCACAGTCCCCAGCTCAATTCAAGTCCCAGTCATGCCAGGGGTCAACCCTGTTCAGATGGCAACGGTTGTAAACTTTGGAACGAGTCAAGTATCTGATAATTTGGCTAAAGAGCAAAAACCGAAAAAGCAAGGGAAGTACGTCTGCGAATACTGCAATAGAGCCTGTGCTAAACCAAGTGTGCTCCTTAAACACATACGGTCCCACACAGGAGAAAGACCATACCCATGTGTGACATGTGGGTTTTCATTTAAGACAAAGAGCAACCTGTACAAGCACAAAAAGTCTCACGCACATGCAATCAAACTAGGTCTTGAAAAAGACACTGGAAGCGGATCCCTCTCCCAAGAGTCAGAAAAAGGACTTGTAACACATTCTGATGCGGAAGAAAGCGAAAACAGCGATGAGGAGGGCAGTGCAGGTGATTTAGACCCAGATTCTTCGCAGGGTAGTTTGGCTACTTTATCTGAGAGCAGTTTGCAGAGTGCATGTATAATACCAGGCAGCCATGGAGAGATCGAGAATACAGTTGTGTTTGAAACTCTGAAACCATTGGTCTCTCAGAGAGGGTGTGAACCAAAAGTCACTGCTCCTCTACCAAAAGTGGTTGTCCACCCCGTTAACGTTTCACCCTTACGTGCAGACAGCCCAATAGTTACAGATTCTGCACATGAACATGCCACTGCCCAGAGGCAAAGGGATTTCCAGTCCGCAAACCTAAGGTCCAATGTAATGGTCCTATCCTCACTGAAAGAAGTGGACTGTACAAATCCTCTACAGGACTCCGTAAGTGAGGATGAAGATCAGCATTGTAAATCACCTGTGGGAGGCAGCCATGCCCAGTTACAGAGGCAACAAGCAACTGATTTCTCTCAGCAACCACAAGGCAAGTGCCTACTAAGTCCTCGGAGTCTTGGAAGCACTGACTCTGGCTACTTTTCACGTTCTGAGAGTGCTGACCAAGCTATGAGTCCTCCAAGCCCATTTGTCAAGATCACCCCACCAGCAGAAACTGACATAACAAAAACCCCACAAGTTCCTACTTCCCCAGTTGTGGCAACTGTCATGCATGTAGCAACAATTGAGAAGCCTCGGGTTTCATCAGGACAAATGCGTCCTCCGTTGGAAACCAAAGCTCTGTCTCTTGAGGAACGCATCTCAAAACTAATCTCGGACAATGAGGCTGTTGTGGATGACAAGCAATTAGATAGTGTCAAACCTAGACGGACTTCTCTTTCTCGAAGGGGTAGCATAGATTCCCCTAAATCTTACATTTTCAAAGACTCTTTTCAGTTTGATTTAAAACCACAAGTGAGAAGATCTAGTTCCAACTCCGACATACCAAAATCTCCTTTTACACCCACAGATAAATCTAAGCCAGTATTTCTTCTTTCTGTACCATCTCAGTATCCAGCTATGGACTGTTTACCAATTACAAGAAGTAATTCAATGCCTACAACACCTGGCCAGTCAGCTCTTCTTCCCAATGTTACACCTCAGCCTCATCCACTAAGGATCTGTCATTCATTTGACGAAAAGATTAGCTCACTAAACGATGATGTATTCTCTTCAGCTCCTCATACTCCCAATCCGGCTGTACATAGTCGTACTTTAGTCAGGCAGATAGCAGTTGAGGATTCATCCACAAATGATGGCCACGTGCTTATATCTGTTCAATCCATGGACGACAGCTATCATGGACCAAGTATTACACAAGAGCTGCGAAGTAAGTCATTTGAACATGCAACTGAAAGAAACCGAAAGCCCCAGCAAAGTAAAGGGACAATGTACGAATGTGAAACCTGCCGTAACCGTTACAGAAAGCTGGAAAACTTTGAAAATCACAAGAAGTTTTATTGTTCTGAACTGCATGGTCCCAAGAACAAGCCTATGCAAACGAGAGATGTTGAGCCGGATGTGTTTGGACGTGGTGTTCACCAACCAATGTTAAACAGAAATGCAGTAATAACTGGCGTTGTCGAGCAACCAGTTATGGTTAGAAAGAGAAGGAAAATTAAAAGTGTCGGAGACGATGATGACCAGTCTCCAACTGAGACCACACCTCCATGTTCAAGAAGTTTTGATTCCTGCCAAATGTCCACAGGTTCACTGGGCAGATCGTATTCCCACCCAGCACAGTCTATAAATAACCCTGCAGCTTTAGGTCAAATACAAACCATTGGAAGAGTTCCTGAACCACAGGAGTCAAGACTATCTCCAATACGTGAGGCCCAGATCAGCACACCAAATAAAGATAGAGGAGATCTCCAGAGACAAGGAAGTGGAACTTCAGTTATTCGACATACAAACTCCCTCAGCCGACCCAATTCTTTTGAAACATCAGAGTCCATTGAGAGATCATCTCCTGTCGATCCTGGTGAAAGGGATGTAAAAAGCTCTACAAATTGCCATACAGAGGCTTTAGTATGTCCATCTACACAAAGCTACCATGACAGAATGTCAACACCCAAATGTGCCAGCCAAACAAGTGAGCATCATGTTAGGCAAACCTTTCCCATTGCTGGTGAAAGTTCCACACCTGTACAACAATCGCGACTTGTACGGCAGAACAACATACAAGTCCCTGAAATTCTAGTTACAGAGGAACCAGACAGAGATCATGAAAGTCAAACTGTAGAATCAACAGAGAAACCTGTAGAAACTTTCAACTGGCCTCAGAGGAGTGAGAGCTTGTCCAAATTGCCAACAGAAAAACTCCCCCCAAAGAAGAAGCGCATAAGACTTGCCCAAATGGAACAATCTTCTGGCGATTCTAGCTTTGAGTCAAGTCTCTCTCGTAGCCTTAGTAGAGACAGTAGCTTGTCAAGGTGCTCAAGTATTTCAGCCTCTTTTGACAGAGATGATCCACCAAGGTCTGACAGCCCGTCCAGAGTTGAAAGTGTTGGGAAGCCGCCAGAAGCTCAAGGGCTCCCTGTAGCAAACAACACTCTTGGAGTGCCAGGCGTGATGAGACGAGCTACCTCAGAGCAGATCAGCTGCACTCAGTCATCAGTGGAAATATCTTGTGATTACCGTAGCAAATCATTTGACTGCAGCATGTCACCTTGCAGATCTTTGTCACCAATGCAGACTTTCATGCTAAAAACTGCACATAGTCCCCCAACTACCCAGGTCCCTCTCATTGAAAGAAGAAGGGGGCCTTTGGTACGTCAGATGTCTTTGAAAATTGCCCCAGACCCTCAACTGACAGTAAAACAAACAGTCTCCATTCAAAGAGGGCCCTTCACAAATGAATCATCTTGCTCCCAATCTAGACCAGTATGTGGGAACACATCCACTCATGTTCAGCCCTTTGTTTTGCATTCTGGAGAGGCACCAAAAAAGAAATATGAGCAAATGGTTCAAAGCATCAACCTTGGAATTCAAATCCTACAACCCCAAGTTTATGGCCTTCCACATCCATGGCATCAGACGTCAAGGGTTGGGGCATGCCAGGTGCAACCTCTGGTCCATATGGTAGCTGGTCGAACAGACATTCAAAAGAGCTCTGATGACAACAATAACAATAGCTTTGTACCTAAATATCAGCTGAATTGCCTGGTGCAGAAAACAGGCCAAACGTATTCCTTAGCAGGTTTGCAAGGCAAACAGATTACTTTGCCAGTGTGTACAATACCAATGGCTAATGAAATTAAAGTCTCCCAGTCAAATGATGGAATACAAAACATCTATGCAGCACAACCAGGCTATCAGGCTGTTCTGCCAGTTGGTATTCAAGGTGATCCTGCCTCTCAAACAACTACAGTAGCTTCATCTGTACCACAGATCCTAATTACACACGACCACACGCTAGCACCTGCTTCTGTGGCTTCTAAGGTGAACTTTCCTTCAGTGCATGTCGTGAACAGTGATTCAAAGATTAGAACTGACATCCAAACTTACAGGCAAGCGGGATCTGTCGCTATCCAGACAAAGAACAACATCAACACCACTGAACTGAAACAGACAACTGAGCAAACCATCTTATCTCTTGGTTCCCTACATTGTACTCAAAAGCTAGCATCAGTAAATCTATGCCCGCAGGAGGCCACTGCCTCAAGCAAGCGAATGCTCTCCCCTGCCAACAGCCTGGACATTGCTATGGAAAAGACACAGAAGCGGGCTAAAGATGAGCATGGAGCTGTATGTCTCACTGACGGTAGATCTTTAAATTACCTGAACTCAAAGATGTCCGAAATGACCAGACAGAGGAAATTAATGCTGGTCAGACAGGTCTGCACCACAGAACCTGTGGACAGCCCAATAGAGACAGATGCACCAGAACAACTGCCAGAGACTTCAGAAGCAGAAAAGACATCAGTCCCTCAGACACCAACACCAGAGATCAATGAACAGGAGGTTAAAAGCAGAACACCTACCACAACAGCACAGGCTGTTCAATGTTCTGGTTCACGTTCTTCACCTGGAGCTCAAAACTACACCATTCCAGAGAATTCGTCTTTGAAGCAACAAGAAAAAGCTGAGGAGAAGCGGTGGTCTCAATCGAAATCTCCTCTGAGGCCTTCTACGTTTCACGGACAAGTGAAGTTAGCTTCTTCTGTGTCCGTTGTCAACACAAGAGACAGTCATCGCCTGTCTTTCCCCAGTCTTAAAACAGCCACAACCTTCACCTGGTGTTTTCTAATGAAAAGAAAACCTCTCCACATTCAGCAGACTGACCAGAAGATTTCTGCCTATTCTGCCTGGGCGGTAAACCCCAACAATCCTAATCCATTGGGCCTTCCCACGAAAGTGGTAATGTCCTTGTTTGACTCCAAACAGACATCTAAGAAAATAAACTACACCCAAGCCAAAACAACAACTTTGAAGTCTGACATCTTGACCTACTCTGGGAAGTTAAAAGACATCTTGCCAAAA gtTTTAATCCAGCAACGATCCGTGCCAAATGACAATAGTAGAAAAATGAAACCAGAGACGCTACCAACTAATGATTCAGATCGAGAGTCTTCCAAATCTGAACCTCAACGAGTGAAGATCTTTGACGGAGG TTACAAATCGAACGAGGATTACGTTTATGTCAGGGGGCGTGGAAGAGGAAAATACATCTGTGAGGAGTGTGGAATCCGTTGCAAGAAACCGAGCATGCTGCGGAAACATATTCGGACCCATTCTGACATCCGTCCGTTTCACTGCACGCAATGCAACTTCTCCTTTAAGACTAAGG GGAACCTTACCAAACACATGAAGTCCAAAGCCCACAGTAAGAAGTGCATGGAGATGGGTGTTGCGGTTGGAATTATAGAAGATCAGGATGCCGAAGACTTGG GTGATCGAGGAAGAGCAGAAAGTGCTGACAGACAGGACTCAGACGGTGATGACTCTGACGGCCCGGATGATGAAGATAACGACGGGGAGGAAGAAGATGAGGAGGACAGCCAGGCCGAGTCAGGCCTTTCTGCAACCCCATCCGTTTCTGCAAGTCCTCAGCATTTTCCTGCTAACCAAGCCGACATCGCTCCCAGCTCTCTGCTGGCCCAGATGTCCATCAGCCTGAACCCAACCCCTGCTCCCCAACCTCCAGCTTCAGACTCCCAGACTTCAGACACAGAGTCTGTGGCTATGACGAGTCCTGTTTCACTAGTCAGACAGATGTCAATCTCTGCATCTTGTTCCAGCCCCGGTCCTAGTCTGACGTCTTTCTCTTCCTACCCCGTCCCTGCCTCTGAGACCCATGCTTCCGACACCGACTCTGTGCACATGATGAGCCCGATTTCGCCTTGCAGGCAGATGTCCATCGACTACCCTGATTTTGACGTTCCCCCTAGTCCCCCTGTGCCAGGCAAGGGCACCAAATTTGCCCAG GATGGAGTTGCCAGCACCTCGTCCCAGCCTGCAAGCGAGTGCAACGCCAATGTTGACCGTGGTACTCAGACCTCCTCTGATCCTCTTCAGGGACCCATGCACTTTCCAAACACGGGTCTGATCCACGAGTCCAGAGTTGGAACCACTACTCACCTCTTCAGCCACCTGCCTTTGCactcccagcagccaccacgtTACCCCTACAGCATGGTACCTGTAGGTGGCATTCAGCTCGTTCCTGCCGGTTTGGCAGCTTACTCCACATTTTTACCTATTCAAGCCGGGCCAGTCCAGCTAACCATCCCCGCCCTCAGCGTCATCCACAGGCAGTCCTGCAGCCCTCTTCCAGCCCCCAACACCTCTCCGCGGCCCGAGGGTTCCCCGAGCCATCCGCTGGTAGTTCAGGAGCCAGTTAACAGCGTCTTGCCTTGTTTCCCATTGGGACAAGTCACAGGGCTCCAGACGCTTGGTTCTCCCCAGACTACCCTGCACCCTATGGGTTTAGAGACCTTAAGTGTGTTGGGTCTATCCAACTCGACCCAGCTGGTTCCTCAACCGCTAAATGCCACCCTGGGCGTGCAGGTGTTGGCAGCCAGCCCCGCCCCTCAGATCAGCACAGCTTCTCCGGCACAGATCCCTAGCCTGCAGATCCTCAACATTGCCCTTCCAGCCCTAATACCGTCCCTCAGCCCCCTCTCAGCTTTAAGCCCACTTCCAGCAACCCAGGACATGCCACACAGCCCTGAGGGTGTAGCATCTGCACCTCGACCAGCCAAGGTTGCAGAATCACCACCACCACCTATACCCTCAGCCAGTCCTCCAACAGCCAGTCCACAAGTGAAAAATGTGAAGCCATCCAGAGATGAAACGCAGGTTTCTCTGAGCAGCCCCAGCAGTGGATCTGTAGACACGGGGTGTACAGAGAAGACTATAGCCATggtgaaaaaaacaatgcatgCTCATTCACCCCCCTCATCCACTAATGAGAGAAGCTCGGATCTTCCTCAGAAGGCAACAGCAGGTGGGGCTAGCCAAGCGATACCACGGCAACCCGTCTCTAGACAACCAGTGACTATTGATGATAACGAAGCCTCCAGTGAGGACGAGGACAGACTTGTCATAGCTACCTGA